From Litorilinea aerophila, the proteins below share one genomic window:
- a CDS encoding carbohydrate ABC transporter permease, giving the protein MSVAQAPAQQTRSVSTRFTMRQRRLLGHLVVHLLLLSGVVLMFIPLAWTISTSLKTPGEVFLFPPKWLPSEIQWQNYAEAVTAIPFFQYLYNTTLITVLTIIGKVISITLVAFAFARLRWWGRDFMFLVMLSTMMLPPHVTLIPQFILFKELGWINTYLPLVLPAFFGGPWLTFLVRQFFMTLPRDLDDAARIDGCSSWGVYSRIIMPMAKPAVIIVVIFVFNGTWNEFLLPLIYLQSPEKFTLALGLRMFQGEASTSWHLLMAASLLTMLPVLVLFFAAQKYFMQGIVFTGVKS; this is encoded by the coding sequence ATGTCCGTCGCGCAAGCGCCTGCACAACAGACCCGGTCGGTGTCCACCCGTTTTACCATGCGCCAGCGTCGTCTGCTGGGGCATCTGGTGGTGCACCTGTTGCTTCTCAGCGGGGTGGTGTTGATGTTCATCCCCCTGGCATGGACCATTTCCACCTCGTTGAAGACCCCGGGTGAAGTCTTTTTGTTCCCGCCCAAGTGGCTGCCCAGCGAAATCCAGTGGCAGAACTATGCCGAGGCCGTCACGGCCATCCCATTCTTCCAATACCTCTATAACACCACCCTGATCACCGTGTTGACCATCATCGGCAAGGTGATCTCCATTACCCTGGTGGCCTTTGCCTTTGCCCGGCTGCGCTGGTGGGGGCGGGATTTCATGTTCCTGGTTATGCTTTCCACCATGATGCTGCCGCCCCATGTGACGTTGATCCCCCAGTTTATCCTCTTCAAGGAATTGGGCTGGATCAACACCTACCTGCCCCTGGTGCTGCCGGCCTTTTTCGGCGGCCCCTGGTTGACCTTCCTGGTGCGCCAGTTTTTCATGACCCTGCCCCGGGATCTGGACGACGCGGCCCGCATCGACGGCTGCTCCAGTTGGGGCGTCTACTCCCGCATCATCATGCCCATGGCCAAGCCCGCCGTGATCATCGTGGTCATCTTCGTGTTCAACGGGACGTGGAATGAATTTCTCCTCCCCCTCATCTACTTGCAGAGCCCGGAGAAGTTCACCCTGGCCCTGGGCCTGCGCATGTTCCAGGGCGAAGCCAGCACCAGCTGGCACCTGCTGATGGCAGCTTCCTTGCTGACCATGCTGCCGGTGCTGGTGCTCTTCTTCGCCGCCCAGAAGTATTTCATGCAGGGAATTGTCTTCACCGGCGTGAAATCATAG
- a CDS encoding ABC transporter substrate-binding protein, whose amino-acid sequence MKNRHRLTRRDFLRNLTVATAGVVGLAACAPAAAPQAGQSTGGEETSQASAEPITITFIVDTINEGHVQVRNKWAQEFMEAHPNVKVDHQPIPQDYTTKIQTLFAAGTPADVYRYLQEVTPIITVAEKNMHLQLDDYIARDNYDLSDFRPDAVELYRWEGKTYALPRDYGNQNLFYNLDLLEEAGIEPPPADWEDKTFTFEVFLDMAQRLTKRSGDRTEQWGFLVNRGQRPWASWLYCNGGALVHKDERGVATDCALTDEASVEALQFLQDLMYKYEVAPRPDLESELGGFDLFATGRVGIMLTNPSAVNLFRTIETFRWDVATLPLGKAERRGTGGGGTGWAGAAATKHPDVVWEFLKHISSPEAELDEVSVGATTPSRLSVVLSDAFLDPEKPPKNARAFAQAQEYVVRDPVHVLWPEITQRIYNPKMDLLWSGTNDAATVAQMIKEEADPLFARSS is encoded by the coding sequence ATGAAGAATCGCCATCGCCTGACCCGACGGGACTTTCTGCGGAACCTGACCGTAGCCACCGCCGGCGTGGTTGGCCTGGCCGCCTGCGCGCCGGCCGCAGCGCCCCAGGCGGGCCAGAGTACAGGCGGAGAGGAGACCAGCCAGGCCAGCGCCGAACCCATCACCATCACCTTCATCGTGGACACCATCAACGAGGGCCACGTCCAGGTGCGCAACAAGTGGGCCCAGGAGTTCATGGAGGCCCATCCCAACGTGAAGGTCGATCACCAGCCCATCCCTCAAGACTACACCACCAAGATCCAGACCCTCTTCGCCGCCGGCACCCCGGCCGATGTCTACCGCTACCTGCAGGAGGTCACGCCCATCATCACCGTGGCCGAGAAGAACATGCACCTGCAGTTGGATGACTACATCGCCCGGGACAACTACGACCTGAGCGACTTCCGGCCGGATGCGGTGGAGCTCTATCGCTGGGAAGGCAAGACCTATGCCCTACCCCGGGACTACGGCAACCAGAACCTCTTCTACAACCTGGACCTGCTGGAAGAGGCCGGCATCGAGCCGCCGCCTGCCGACTGGGAAGACAAGACCTTCACCTTCGAGGTCTTCCTGGATATGGCCCAGCGGCTCACCAAGCGCAGCGGCGATCGCACCGAGCAATGGGGCTTCCTGGTGAACCGGGGCCAGCGCCCCTGGGCATCCTGGCTCTACTGCAACGGCGGCGCGCTGGTCCACAAGGACGAACGGGGCGTGGCCACCGACTGCGCCCTGACGGACGAGGCCTCCGTGGAGGCGTTGCAGTTCCTGCAGGACCTGATGTACAAGTACGAAGTCGCACCCCGGCCGGATCTGGAATCGGAGTTGGGTGGCTTCGACCTCTTCGCCACCGGCCGGGTGGGCATCATGCTCACCAACCCCTCTGCGGTCAATCTCTTCCGCACCATCGAGACCTTCCGCTGGGACGTGGCCACCCTGCCCCTGGGCAAGGCCGAACGCCGGGGCACGGGCGGTGGTGGAACGGGCTGGGCCGGCGCCGCCGCCACCAAACACCCCGACGTGGTCTGGGAATTCCTGAAGCACATCTCCAGCCCGGAAGCCGAGCTGGACGAGGTCTCTGTGGGCGCGACCACGCCTTCCCGCCTTTCGGTGGTCCTGTCGGATGCGTTCCTGGATCCGGAGAAGCCGCCCAAGAATGCCCGGGCCTTCGCCCAGGCCCAGGAGTACGTGGTGCGGGATCCGGTTCACGTCCTCTGGCCGGAGATCACCCAGCGCATCTACAACCCCAAGATGGACCTGCTCTGGAGCGGCACCAACGACGCAGCTACCGTGGCCCAGATGATCAAGGAGGAGGCGGATCCCCTCTTCGCCCGCTCTTCCTGA
- a CDS encoding nucleoside triphosphate pyrophosphohydrolase family protein: MKIETFNRYQTESRRTWNLIHTDHPIVYPTLGLVNEAGEVAGKIKKIFRDKGGQISPADREALKQELGDVLWYLAQICTELDLTLEEVAEANLVKLFSRLERGVIRGDGDNR, from the coding sequence ATGAAAATCGAGACCTTCAACCGCTACCAGACCGAATCCCGCCGTACCTGGAACCTGATCCACACCGACCATCCCATCGTCTACCCCACCCTGGGGCTGGTCAACGAGGCGGGCGAAGTGGCGGGTAAAATCAAGAAGATCTTCCGGGACAAAGGAGGGCAGATCAGCCCGGCGGATCGAGAAGCCCTCAAGCAGGAACTGGGCGACGTCCTCTGGTATCTGGCCCAGATCTGCACCGAGCTGGATCTGACCCTGGAAGAGGTGGCCGAAGCGAACCTCGTCAAGCTCTTCTCTCGACTGGAGCGGGGCGTGATCCGGGGGGACGGCGATAACCGCTGA
- a CDS encoding sulfatase-like hydrolase/transferase translates to MSKSRSDRPNVIVFFTDQQRWDTTGIHGNPLGLTPNFDRMAQRGTHVHYAFTCQPVCGPARSCLQTGMYATNTGVFHNGVPLAQDAVTLAKCFGQAGYATGYIGKWHLGSRDPVPPEERGGYDYWLAANLLEFTSDAYDTVLFDNEGHPVKLPGYRVDALTDAAIRYIDAHQEEPFFLFISYLEPHHQNHVDDYPPPDGYREMYTGRWTPPDLAALGGSSAQHLGGYYGMVKRLDEALGRLLDALKSLDLSDQTIVLFTSDHGNHFKTRNAEYKRSCHESAIRVPTALCGPGFDGGGRIHQLVSLVDLPPTLLDAAGLPIPETMEGRSILPLLRGQAADWPQEVFIQISESQVGRALRTHRWKYGVDAPDKHGSRDPGSERYVEQYLYDLESDPYELVNLVELDAFDAVKAELRERLIRRMVEAGEPAPVIEPASSQPSGQRRPSIAQVREWHFRKA, encoded by the coding sequence ATGTCCAAATCCCGTTCCGACCGACCCAACGTCATCGTCTTCTTCACCGACCAGCAGCGCTGGGACACCACCGGCATCCACGGCAACCCCCTGGGCCTGACGCCCAACTTCGACCGCATGGCCCAGCGGGGCACCCACGTCCACTACGCGTTTACCTGCCAGCCGGTCTGCGGCCCGGCCCGCTCCTGCCTGCAGACGGGCATGTACGCCACCAACACCGGCGTCTTCCACAACGGCGTCCCCCTGGCCCAGGATGCGGTGACCCTGGCCAAGTGTTTTGGCCAGGCCGGCTACGCCACCGGCTACATCGGCAAGTGGCACCTGGGCAGCCGGGATCCAGTGCCGCCGGAGGAGCGAGGCGGCTACGACTACTGGCTGGCGGCCAACCTGCTGGAGTTCACCTCCGATGCCTACGACACGGTGCTCTTCGACAACGAGGGCCACCCGGTCAAGCTGCCCGGCTACCGGGTGGACGCGCTCACCGACGCCGCCATCCGCTACATCGACGCCCACCAGGAGGAGCCCTTCTTCCTCTTCATCTCCTACCTGGAGCCCCACCACCAGAATCACGTGGACGACTACCCGCCGCCCGACGGCTACCGGGAGATGTACACCGGCCGTTGGACACCGCCGGACCTGGCCGCGCTGGGGGGCTCGTCGGCCCAGCATCTGGGCGGCTACTACGGCATGGTCAAGCGCCTGGACGAAGCCCTGGGCCGGCTCCTGGACGCGCTCAAGAGCCTGGATCTCTCCGACCAGACCATCGTCCTCTTCACTTCGGACCACGGCAACCACTTCAAGACCCGCAACGCCGAGTACAAGCGATCCTGCCACGAGAGCGCCATCCGGGTGCCCACGGCGCTCTGTGGCCCGGGCTTTGACGGCGGCGGACGCATCCACCAGCTGGTTAGCCTGGTGGACCTGCCGCCCACCCTGTTGGACGCGGCCGGCCTGCCCATCCCCGAGACCATGGAGGGGCGTTCCATCCTGCCCCTGCTGCGGGGCCAGGCGGCCGACTGGCCCCAGGAAGTCTTCATCCAGATCAGCGAGTCCCAGGTGGGGCGGGCGCTGCGCACCCACCGCTGGAAGTATGGGGTGGACGCACCGGACAAGCACGGCAGCCGGGACCCGGGCTCGGAGCGCTACGTGGAGCAGTACCTCTACGACCTGGAATCGGATCCCTACGAGCTGGTCAACCTGGTGGAGCTGGACGCCTTCGACGCGGTCAAGGCCGAACTGCGGGAGCGGCTCATCCGGCGCATGGTGGAAGCCGGCGAGCCGGCGCCGGTCATCGAGCCGGCATCCAGCCAGCCCAGCGGCCAGCGTCGCCCCTCGATTGCCCAGGTGCGGGAGTGGCACTTTCGCAAGGCGTGA
- a CDS encoding LacI family DNA-binding transcriptional regulator → MGKQKPSLRDIAEAANVSISTVSLVLNNRPGISAETRERVRAEALRLGYQPSPQSQNGNSQTIGLLIEQSSMPVLLDIFYGDIIRGFQAEAQRLGYHVLLHMFDRAHEGLDAIQSQLASKVQGLVIANDGDITPDMVVQLESAELPLVLIENHIEGHQLPCVLGDNFTAGYTVTRHLLELGHREIGVLRGPVKYSSLVDRLRGVWAAAGEAGLLIPPEWMPYPTSGHPQKGYLQMKEILAQERRPSAVVAISDKTAFGAMEAIREAGLHIPQDISIVSIDDVRDSAFTRPPLTTFRIPKQEMGILAMQKLHRLIQGQNEIPVKSIVYGELIVRESCASPSA, encoded by the coding sequence GTGGGAAAACAGAAGCCAAGTCTACGCGATATTGCCGAAGCCGCCAACGTCTCCATCTCTACGGTCTCGCTGGTCCTGAACAACCGGCCTGGCATCTCGGCTGAAACCCGGGAGCGGGTGCGGGCCGAGGCGCTGCGCCTGGGCTATCAGCCCTCGCCCCAGAGCCAGAACGGCAACAGCCAGACCATCGGGCTCCTCATCGAGCAGAGCTCCATGCCGGTGTTGCTGGATATCTTCTACGGGGACATCATTCGGGGATTCCAGGCGGAGGCGCAGCGGCTGGGCTATCACGTGCTTCTGCACATGTTTGATCGCGCCCACGAAGGGTTGGATGCCATTCAGAGCCAGCTGGCCAGCAAAGTCCAGGGGCTGGTGATTGCCAATGATGGCGACATCACGCCAGACATGGTGGTTCAGCTGGAGTCGGCCGAGCTGCCCCTGGTGCTGATCGAAAACCACATTGAGGGGCATCAGCTGCCCTGCGTCCTGGGCGACAATTTCACCGCGGGCTACACCGTCACCCGCCACCTGCTGGAGCTGGGACACCGGGAAATCGGGGTGTTGCGGGGGCCGGTCAAGTACAGCAGCCTGGTGGATCGCCTGCGGGGGGTGTGGGCAGCCGCCGGGGAGGCCGGCCTGCTCATCCCACCCGAGTGGATGCCCTATCCCACTTCAGGCCACCCCCAGAAGGGCTACCTCCAGATGAAGGAGATCCTGGCCCAGGAGAGGCGCCCCAGCGCGGTGGTGGCCATCAGCGACAAGACTGCCTTTGGCGCCATGGAGGCCATCCGAGAGGCCGGGTTGCATATCCCCCAGGACATCTCCATCGTCAGCATCGACGACGTGCGGGACAGTGCCTTCACCCGCCCGCCCCTCACCACCTTCCGCATTCCCAAACAGGAAATGGGTATCCTGGCCATGCAAAAGCTGCACCGGCTCATCCAGGGCCAGAACGAAATTCCGGTCAAAAGCATTGTCTACGGGGAGCTGATCGTGCGGGAGTCCTGCGCCAGCCCGTCCGCCTGA
- a CDS encoding carbohydrate ABC transporter permease, with product MTSAASSAPHGVGAQPFSRGVRRAFRRNIEGWLFASPWIVGFILWTLGPMVASLIIAFTEWDLISSPRWVGLANIQGMFHDELVAKSLIVTTNYAFISVPLHIIFGLALALLLNTRIIGLRFYRTAFYLPSVLSGVAVALLWRWLFSTEFGLFNALLSYLGIRGPSWLGDPNWALPSLILMSLWGVGAGAIIYLAGLQGIPTDLYEAAEVDGARGWERFWHITLPMMTPVLFFQLVTGIIGALQVFTQAYIMTNGGPNNATLFFLLYLYRNAFQYFRMGYASALAWVLFLYILVLTLIVYRSSNLWVYYEGEERGR from the coding sequence GTGACATCTGCTGCTAGTTCGGCGCCCCATGGGGTGGGCGCGCAACCCTTTTCCCGGGGTGTCCGCAGGGCCTTTCGCCGTAACATCGAGGGCTGGCTCTTCGCCTCTCCCTGGATCGTGGGCTTTATCCTCTGGACCCTGGGGCCCATGGTGGCATCCCTGATCATCGCCTTTACCGAGTGGGATCTCATCTCGTCGCCTCGCTGGGTGGGGCTGGCCAACATCCAGGGCATGTTCCATGACGAGCTGGTGGCCAAATCCTTGATCGTCACCACCAACTACGCCTTCATCAGCGTGCCACTCCACATCATCTTTGGCCTGGCCCTGGCCCTGCTGTTGAATACCCGCATCATTGGACTTCGCTTCTACCGGACGGCCTTTTACCTGCCCTCAGTGTTGTCGGGTGTGGCGGTGGCGCTGTTGTGGCGCTGGCTCTTCTCCACCGAGTTTGGGCTCTTCAACGCCCTCCTCTCCTACCTGGGCATCCGGGGGCCGAGCTGGCTGGGGGATCCCAACTGGGCGCTGCCGTCCCTGATCCTCATGAGCCTGTGGGGCGTGGGCGCGGGGGCCATCATCTACCTGGCCGGCCTGCAGGGCATCCCCACCGACCTCTACGAGGCGGCGGAGGTGGACGGCGCCCGGGGATGGGAGCGTTTCTGGCACATCACCCTGCCCATGATGACGCCGGTGCTCTTCTTCCAGCTGGTGACCGGCATCATCGGCGCGCTCCAGGTCTTCACCCAGGCATACATCATGACCAACGGCGGCCCCAACAACGCCACCCTCTTCTTCTTGCTCTACCTGTATCGCAACGCCTTCCAATACTTCCGCATGGGCTACGCCAGTGCCCTGGCCTGGGTGCTCTTCCTCTACATCCTGGTGCTAACCCTGATCGTCTACCGCTCCTCCAACCTGTGGGTCTACTACGAAGGCGAAGAGAGAGGGAGATAA
- a CDS encoding ATP-binding protein: MAMVNPARSAMQAEVNQVFQDLAADSLTRLLPALNLLCWLWTAYLVLFWPAHTGPAYGAFFLIAGSSAFCFWQIRRRYNLAVGTLLVGLWLAVTLYVVSFHQAAFFYLYLQVILVAAVLAGAPAMGGLTLLAAGTILVLGWQWGLPWTTLAMPTAMLLFTAMTAWLSAQRLFTALDWALTMFLASRRNAEEARAHRAELQGVLRSLDIAYARLERANRALIFAQEAAERAYRFKSDFVANVSHELRTPLNLIVGFAEMMATAPESYGGVTLPREYRGDVMAIYRSARHLLDLINDVLDLSQIEAGRMVIHKERVDLVAVVQEAAEMVRGLAEARGLRLDLCFPAPSLPVELDRTRIRQVLLNLLTNAMRYTDAGWVRVAVEQGEDALRIWVEDTGRGIDPAKLHKAFEAFSRLDEEHLTEGTGLGLAVSKKFVELHGGQMGIESQVGRGTRVHFTLPLPEHAALEALSAVRLSSPVHPRRDGQPEVLVLHDDERVLNLFQRHLPGYRFELALSPEEANRRLRQQLPDLILVDRRWREQWPELLQRLGEQLPIPILSCPLPSVHHVGLLMGATDYLPKPVMRDDLAAALARLPRPPRTALVVDDDPHVVRLIARMLKAIDPNLRVFEAFGGREGLAVARAQRPDVIFLDLVMPEVSGYSIVEAVTQEQSLAGTAIIVVSVRSVEQELAPMRGEFRLQRSTGFSLTELLHLLQAQLATLTRPDAVSPTSAAAALAAPAG, translated from the coding sequence ATGGCCATGGTGAACCCTGCCCGGAGCGCCATGCAGGCAGAAGTGAACCAGGTCTTCCAGGATTTGGCGGCCGATTCGTTGACCCGGCTGTTGCCGGCCCTCAACCTGCTCTGCTGGCTCTGGACTGCGTATCTGGTCCTCTTCTGGCCAGCCCACACAGGCCCCGCCTACGGGGCCTTTTTTCTCATTGCCGGCAGCAGCGCCTTCTGCTTCTGGCAGATCCGACGTCGCTACAACCTGGCCGTGGGCACCCTGCTGGTCGGCCTCTGGCTGGCGGTCACCCTCTACGTGGTCAGCTTCCACCAGGCAGCCTTCTTCTACCTCTACCTGCAGGTGATCCTGGTGGCTGCAGTGCTGGCCGGGGCGCCGGCCATGGGCGGGCTCACCCTGTTGGCCGCCGGCACGATCCTGGTGCTGGGCTGGCAGTGGGGCCTGCCCTGGACAACACTGGCCATGCCCACGGCCATGCTCCTCTTCACCGCCATGACCGCCTGGCTGAGCGCCCAGCGCCTCTTCACCGCCCTGGACTGGGCCCTCACCATGTTCCTGGCGTCCCGGCGCAACGCAGAGGAGGCCCGTGCCCACCGGGCCGAGCTCCAGGGCGTGCTCCGTAGCCTGGACATCGCCTACGCCCGGCTGGAACGGGCCAACCGGGCCCTGATCTTTGCCCAGGAAGCGGCCGAACGGGCCTACCGCTTCAAGTCCGACTTCGTGGCCAATGTCAGCCACGAGCTGCGCACTCCCCTGAACCTGATCGTGGGCTTCGCCGAGATGATGGCCACCGCGCCGGAAAGCTACGGCGGCGTGACCCTGCCCCGGGAGTATCGGGGGGATGTGATGGCCATCTACCGCAGCGCCCGCCACCTGCTGGACCTGATCAACGACGTGCTGGACCTCTCCCAGATCGAGGCCGGCCGCATGGTCATCCACAAGGAGCGGGTGGACCTGGTGGCGGTGGTGCAGGAGGCGGCGGAGATGGTGCGGGGATTGGCCGAGGCCCGGGGCCTGCGGCTGGATCTCTGCTTTCCCGCCCCCTCCCTGCCTGTGGAGCTGGACCGCACCCGCATCCGCCAGGTGCTGCTGAATCTGTTGACCAACGCCATGCGCTACACCGATGCCGGCTGGGTGCGGGTGGCGGTGGAGCAGGGCGAGGATGCATTACGGATCTGGGTGGAGGACACGGGGCGGGGCATCGACCCGGCCAAGCTTCACAAGGCCTTCGAAGCCTTCAGCCGCCTGGACGAGGAACATCTCACCGAGGGGACGGGGCTGGGGCTGGCTGTGAGCAAGAAATTTGTGGAGCTTCACGGTGGCCAGATGGGCATCGAAAGCCAGGTGGGCCGGGGCACTCGAGTCCACTTTACCCTGCCCTTGCCCGAGCATGCCGCGCTGGAGGCCCTCTCCGCCGTCCGCCTGAGCAGCCCGGTGCATCCCCGCCGGGACGGCCAGCCGGAGGTGCTGGTACTCCACGACGACGAGCGGGTCCTGAATCTCTTCCAGCGCCATCTGCCCGGCTACCGCTTTGAACTGGCCCTCTCGCCCGAGGAGGCCAACCGGCGGCTGCGGCAGCAGTTGCCCGACCTGATCCTGGTGGACCGGCGCTGGCGGGAGCAGTGGCCAGAGCTGCTCCAACGGTTGGGCGAACAGCTCCCCATTCCCATCCTTTCCTGCCCCCTGCCCAGTGTCCACCACGTGGGCCTGCTCATGGGCGCCACCGATTATCTGCCCAAGCCGGTCATGCGGGACGACCTGGCTGCGGCGCTGGCTCGCCTCCCCCGGCCCCCACGGACGGCCCTGGTGGTGGACGACGACCCCCACGTGGTGCGCCTGATCGCGCGCATGCTCAAGGCCATCGACCCGAACTTGCGGGTCTTCGAGGCCTTTGGCGGGCGGGAAGGGCTGGCCGTGGCCCGGGCCCAGCGCCCGGATGTGATCTTTCTGGATCTGGTCATGCCGGAGGTGAGCGGCTACTCCATCGTGGAAGCCGTGACCCAGGAGCAGTCCCTGGCCGGCACGGCCATCATCGTGGTGTCGGTGCGCAGCGTGGAGCAGGAGCTGGCGCCCATGCGGGGGGAGTTTCGGCTGCAGCGCTCCACCGGTTTTTCCCTGACCGAACTTCTCCACCTGTTGCAGGCCCAGCTGGCCACCCTTACCCGGCCTGATGCAGTCTCCCCAACCAGCGCCGCAGCAGCTCTAGCAGCGCCTGCTGGCTGA
- a CDS encoding response regulator yields MTTFPAMHPFTPDELAHHIRTALAHLYDQAYLQNHPLAAYLEDDARGDQVSRAQQLRRTLLDLIELLRPQSRSDVPPEATRAYAILTYRYVDGLSMEEIADKLSLSRRQAYREHAKGIEALASLFQEQARPAPVPASPANGDRLAVAQAEVDRLRQNAHLEMVALDQVLAGVGELLSPRLQQTGSQLLFPPPQVWPPVLADRTLLRQALLNLLSQALDAVPPRATIQIQVATSQETVCLRIRAQGEAAPEEATPRSRAGVGMAVARNLIEAQNGQLTVQREANVWHAQVHLPTAVLPTVLVVDDNEGLVRLFQRYLGGYRVRVAGATSGPQALALAAELQPQLVLLDLMLPQQDGWEILKELQRSPQTREIPVAVCSVLNEVELAMAMGARDYITKPVSQQALLELLRRWLGRLHQAG; encoded by the coding sequence GTGACAACCTTTCCCGCCATGCACCCTTTCACGCCAGACGAGCTCGCCCATCATATCCGGACCGCCCTGGCCCACCTCTACGACCAGGCCTATCTCCAGAACCACCCCCTGGCCGCATACCTGGAGGACGACGCCCGGGGCGATCAGGTGAGCCGGGCCCAACAGCTCCGCCGCACCCTGCTGGATCTCATCGAATTGCTCCGCCCCCAGAGCCGCTCCGATGTGCCGCCCGAGGCCACCCGGGCCTACGCCATCCTCACCTACCGCTACGTGGATGGCCTCTCCATGGAAGAGATCGCGGACAAGCTGAGCCTGAGCCGGCGCCAGGCCTACCGGGAACATGCCAAGGGCATCGAAGCCCTGGCCAGCCTCTTCCAGGAGCAGGCCAGGCCCGCCCCTGTCCCGGCTTCCCCCGCCAACGGGGACCGGCTGGCCGTGGCCCAGGCCGAGGTGGATCGGCTGCGCCAGAACGCCCACCTGGAGATGGTGGCCCTGGACCAGGTGCTGGCCGGCGTGGGCGAGCTGCTGAGCCCCCGCCTGCAGCAGACCGGCAGCCAGCTCCTCTTCCCGCCTCCCCAGGTGTGGCCGCCAGTCCTGGCTGACCGCACCCTCCTGCGCCAGGCCCTGCTGAACCTCCTCAGCCAGGCGCTGGATGCGGTGCCCCCCCGGGCCACCATCCAGATCCAGGTCGCCACGTCCCAGGAAACGGTCTGCCTTCGAATCCGCGCCCAGGGGGAAGCCGCTCCAGAGGAGGCCACCCCGCGGAGCCGGGCCGGGGTGGGCATGGCTGTGGCCCGCAACCTCATCGAAGCCCAAAATGGCCAGCTCACCGTCCAGCGTGAGGCCAATGTCTGGCACGCCCAGGTCCATTTGCCCACCGCGGTGCTGCCCACGGTGCTGGTGGTGGACGACAACGAAGGGCTGGTTCGCCTCTTCCAGCGCTACCTGGGCGGCTACCGGGTTCGGGTGGCGGGCGCGACCAGCGGTCCCCAGGCCCTTGCCCTGGCCGCCGAGCTCCAGCCCCAGTTGGTCCTGCTGGATCTGATGTTGCCTCAACAAGATGGGTGGGAGATTTTGAAGGAACTCCAGCGCTCGCCCCAGACCCGCGAGATCCCCGTGGCCGTCTGCTCGGTGCTCAACGAGGTGGAGCTGGCCATGGCCATGGGCGCCCGGGACTACATCACCAAGCCGGTCAGCCAGCAGGCGCTGCTAGAGCTGCTGCGGCGCTGGTTGGGGAGACTGCATCAGGCCGGGTAA